In Akkermansiaceae bacterium, the following are encoded in one genomic region:
- a CDS encoding Mrp/NBP35 family ATP-binding protein — protein sequence MTPDTIRELLKQVPYPGFSRDIVSFGLVKDVQFENGVVTVNISVETNDPTVPEQIFNNCHAILDPLPGVKHAKVELDVQAPATQAGAPGGGATKNTIPGVNNVIAVASGKGGVGKSTVASNLAVALANAGHKVGLCDCDLYGPSIAHMFGSRERPLATEDNQIIPIPAHGVKLMSMGFLLEEASPVIVRGPLATRYTQQFLQNVEWGELDFLILDLPPGTGDIQLTIVQTIALTGALVVTTPQEVALIDARKAISMFDKVNVPILGLIENMAWFECDHGSRYPIFGEGGGAREADKLKIPLLGQIPINIPTRAQGDSGSPVALMNPAENPASAAFADLATAVSLSAVPE from the coding sequence ATGACACCCGACACTATCCGCGAACTCCTCAAACAAGTCCCCTACCCCGGGTTCTCACGTGACATTGTCTCCTTTGGACTGGTCAAGGATGTGCAGTTTGAAAATGGCGTCGTTACCGTCAACATCAGCGTTGAGACCAACGATCCCACGGTTCCCGAGCAGATTTTCAACAACTGCCACGCCATCCTCGATCCACTGCCCGGGGTCAAGCATGCCAAGGTCGAGCTCGATGTCCAGGCACCCGCCACCCAGGCAGGGGCACCCGGCGGCGGCGCTACCAAAAACACCATCCCGGGCGTTAACAACGTCATCGCCGTGGCATCGGGAAAGGGCGGCGTCGGAAAATCCACCGTCGCGTCCAACCTGGCCGTCGCCCTGGCCAACGCAGGACACAAGGTGGGGCTCTGCGACTGTGACCTGTACGGCCCGTCCATCGCACACATGTTTGGCAGCCGGGAACGCCCCCTTGCCACCGAGGACAATCAAATCATCCCCATCCCCGCACACGGTGTCAAACTGATGTCGATGGGCTTCCTGCTGGAAGAGGCCTCGCCGGTCATCGTCCGCGGCCCGCTCGCCACCCGCTATACCCAGCAGTTCCTCCAAAACGTCGAATGGGGTGAGCTTGATTTCCTGATTCTCGATCTCCCCCCCGGCACCGGCGACATCCAGCTCACCATCGTGCAAACCATCGCTCTGACAGGAGCACTGGTCGTCACCACACCCCAGGAGGTCGCCCTGATCGACGCCCGCAAGGCGATCTCGATGTTTGACAAGGTCAACGTGCCCATTCTCGGCCTGATCGAAAACATGGCATGGTTCGAGTGCGACCATGGCAGCCGTTACCCGATCTTCGGCGAAGGTGGCGGTGCCAGGGAGGCGGACAAACTCAAGATCCCGCTGTTAGGACAAATCCCGATCAACATACCGACCCGTGCACAGGGAGACTCCGGCAGCCCCGTGGCACTGATGAATCCTGCGGAGAACCCCGCCAGCGCCGCATTCGCCGACCTGGCAACGGCGGTCTCGTTATCAGCCGTCCCCGAGTAA
- a CDS encoding PEP-CTERM sorting domain-containing protein (PEP-CTERM proteins occur, often in large numbers, in the proteomes of bacteria that also encode an exosortase, a predicted intramembrane cysteine proteinase. The presence of a PEP-CTERM domain at a protein's C-terminus predicts cleavage within the sorting domain, followed by covalent anchoring to some some component of the (usually Gram-negative) cell surface. Many PEP-CTERM proteins exhibit an unusual sequence composition that includes large numbers of potential glycosylation sites. Expression of one such protein has been shown restore the ability of a bacterium to form floc, a type of biofilm.): protein MKNTILLIAASAAFVVPAFAQNGVLAHWDFKDGVGGSASLQPEDNGIDCITPKNVYPEGLTYSWSTKDSEDNSAYGANCFGSWSANDCVIFGVDFANNAVSQVNYVNFDVGNYGESSAINQVALRIWKNGTEITAPGQFVKNFASGTSSNPWTSSSDTTFNVSSLGIDSSAGSADNYKFAIFVTDTSYASNARIALDNFRLIGTSTCVPEPSSAALMGLAGLALLIRRKR, encoded by the coding sequence ATGAAAAATACAATACTATTAATCGCTGCATCTGCAGCATTTGTGGTTCCAGCATTTGCACAGAACGGCGTTCTTGCCCACTGGGACTTTAAAGACGGTGTCGGTGGTTCCGCTTCTCTTCAACCCGAAGATAACGGCATCGACTGCATCACGCCTAAAAACGTTTATCCTGAAGGCCTCACCTATAGCTGGAGCACAAAGGACAGCGAAGATAATTCCGCCTACGGAGCCAACTGCTTTGGCAGTTGGAGCGCCAACGACTGCGTTATCTTTGGCGTTGATTTTGCCAACAACGCTGTGTCCCAGGTCAACTATGTCAATTTTGACGTAGGTAACTACGGTGAATCCTCTGCGATTAACCAGGTGGCTCTCCGCATTTGGAAGAACGGCACCGAGATCACTGCCCCTGGCCAGTTCGTAAAGAACTTCGCCAGCGGCACATCAAGCAACCCATGGACTTCTTCATCGGATACAACATTCAATGTGAGCAGCCTTGGAATCGACAGCAGTGCTGGTAGCGCCGACAACTACAAGTTCGCCATTTTCGTAACGGACACGAGCTATGCTTCGAATGCCCGTATCGCACTGGACAACTTCCGACTCATCGGCACCAGCACATGTGTTCCCGAGCCGTCATCCGCAGCCCTGATGGGTCTTGCTGGACTGGCTTTGCTCATCCGTCGCAAGCGCTAG
- a CDS encoding PEP-CTERM sorting domain-containing protein, with protein MKTRTLIIAASISFAVPTFAQTSGVLAHWDFVDGATGSATFAPEDNGIDCVKPHNITKYGLNYSWSTADSEDGSKYGANCFGSWDGGATGDYVAFAVTFSNEAAGGVSKINFDIANYGKYYDPDYYAVRVYKNGTSLGYVDNAWKAITAVATSNSSGQPWSASADQNLDVSSFNLTSAHGSEDTFEFRIYTTGASSSSGRIALDNFRAVGKVDCVPEPSSAALMGLASLALLVRRKR; from the coding sequence ATGAAAACAAGAACACTAATAATCGCGGCGAGTATTTCGTTTGCTGTTCCTACCTTCGCTCAGACCAGTGGCGTGCTCGCCCACTGGGATTTTGTCGACGGAGCCACCGGATCGGCGACCTTCGCGCCGGAAGACAATGGAATCGATTGTGTCAAGCCACACAATATAACCAAGTATGGTCTCAACTACAGCTGGTCAACAGCTGACAGTGAAGACGGCTCAAAATACGGAGCGAACTGCTTCGGATCCTGGGACGGTGGGGCAACCGGTGACTACGTTGCCTTTGCTGTGACATTCTCAAATGAAGCGGCGGGTGGCGTAAGTAAGATCAACTTCGATATCGCCAACTATGGGAAATATTATGATCCGGATTATTATGCTGTCCGGGTCTATAAAAACGGAACCTCCCTCGGTTACGTCGATAACGCATGGAAAGCGATTACCGCAGTTGCGACATCTAACAGTAGTGGGCAGCCGTGGTCGGCCAGCGCCGACCAGAACCTGGACGTCAGCAGTTTCAACCTGACGAGTGCGCATGGCAGCGAAGATACCTTCGAGTTCCGTATTTACACCACGGGAGCGTCGAGTTCCTCCGGTCGTATCGCTCTCGATAACTTTCGCGCTGTCGGCAAAGTCGATTGTGTTCCCGAGCCATCATCCGCAGCCCTGATGGGACTCGCCAGCCTGGCTTTGCTGGTCCGTCGCAAGCGTTGA
- a CDS encoding carbon starvation protein A has translation MTTLAIALGACILYIIAYNTYGKWLARKIFKLDADAKVPSLELEDGNDYVPTSKGVVFGHHFTSIAGTGPIVGPALAVMWGWVPALLWVLLGSIFIGAVHDFGALIVSMRNKGHTVGDIAGRVISPRVRVLFLLILFLALTIVLAIFGLVIAAVFKAYPQSIAPCLVQIPLALLIGLLIHRKGGNIMIASVVALVLMYLSVLFGNVGWLGQMNDYLKDWPLMHWVSVLLVYSYIASVLPVWTLLQPRDYINSLQLLSALGLIMIGLVVAGLFNGAPVDGVRPALEIAAPMLETSLEAKQLPMIFPFLFITIACGAVSGFHCLVSSGTSSKQLRCETDARFVGYGSMLTEGFLAVLVILACVAGLGLGVSDGAGGILLGPDAWDARYTGWTSMSGLGAKVGAFVDGAANFLKALGISAGFATALMGVFVASFAATTLDTACRLQRYVVQELAACLIRPQSGDEGDDSPAPESKIPLTANPLSWLVNKHGATLFAIAVAWWMASLPAAEGKPPGTGGLILWPLFGATNQLLGGLAFLVIIFWMRRQRMPVWFVVIPAFFMLVLPAWAMAYQIFGQAIGSSHSWIEQGSWLLVAIGFTALLLEAWMVIEAIVAWRKSRAAAL, from the coding sequence ATGACAACACTGGCAATCGCTCTCGGGGCATGCATCCTCTACATCATCGCCTACAACACGTATGGCAAGTGGCTTGCGCGGAAAATTTTCAAACTCGATGCCGATGCCAAGGTGCCCTCGCTGGAGCTCGAGGACGGCAATGATTATGTGCCGACGTCCAAGGGGGTGGTGTTTGGCCACCACTTCACCTCGATTGCCGGCACGGGGCCGATTGTCGGGCCGGCCCTGGCGGTGATGTGGGGATGGGTGCCGGCCTTGCTCTGGGTGCTGTTGGGGTCGATTTTCATTGGGGCAGTGCATGATTTTGGAGCCCTTATTGTGTCGATGCGCAACAAGGGGCACACCGTTGGTGACATCGCCGGGCGGGTGATATCACCTCGTGTCCGGGTTTTGTTTTTACTGATCCTCTTTCTGGCGCTGACCATTGTGCTGGCGATTTTCGGGCTGGTGATAGCCGCCGTTTTCAAAGCCTATCCCCAGTCGATCGCCCCCTGTCTGGTCCAGATTCCCCTGGCTTTGTTGATCGGGTTGTTGATCCACCGCAAGGGGGGCAATATCATGATCGCCTCGGTGGTCGCGCTGGTGCTGATGTATCTTTCGGTCCTGTTCGGCAATGTGGGCTGGCTGGGCCAGATGAATGACTACCTCAAAGACTGGCCGCTGATGCACTGGGTCAGCGTGTTGCTGGTCTACTCGTACATCGCGTCGGTTTTGCCAGTGTGGACATTGCTCCAGCCCCGCGACTACATCAACTCACTCCAGCTGCTCAGCGCCCTGGGCCTGATCATGATCGGTCTGGTTGTGGCGGGTTTGTTTAATGGCGCACCTGTCGATGGTGTGCGCCCGGCCCTGGAAATCGCCGCGCCGATGCTGGAAACATCCCTCGAGGCCAAGCAGCTGCCGATGATTTTCCCATTTCTCTTCATCACCATCGCCTGTGGTGCGGTGTCGGGTTTCCACTGCCTGGTTTCCTCGGGCACCTCATCCAAACAGCTGCGTTGTGAAACGGATGCCAGGTTTGTTGGCTACGGGTCCATGCTCACCGAGGGTTTTCTCGCCGTGCTCGTGATCCTGGCCTGCGTGGCCGGGCTTGGCCTCGGTGTGAGCGACGGGGCAGGGGGCATTTTGTTAGGTCCGGATGCCTGGGATGCACGCTACACGGGGTGGACCAGCATGAGTGGTCTGGGCGCCAAGGTGGGTGCCTTTGTTGACGGAGCCGCCAATTTTCTCAAAGCCCTGGGTATATCCGCTGGCTTTGCCACGGCATTGATGGGTGTGTTTGTGGCATCCTTTGCCGCGACGACGCTGGATACGGCATGCCGGTTACAACGCTATGTGGTTCAGGAGTTAGCCGCCTGCCTGATCCGCCCCCAATCCGGGGATGAGGGTGATGACTCCCCGGCCCCGGAGTCGAAAATCCCCCTCACCGCCAATCCGCTGAGCTGGTTGGTCAATAAGCATGGCGCCACGTTGTTTGCGATTGCCGTGGCGTGGTGGATGGCATCACTGCCTGCGGCCGAAGGAAAACCTCCAGGAACCGGTGGGCTGATCCTCTGGCCTCTTTTTGGCGCCACCAACCAGCTACTGGGCGGGCTCGCGTTCCTGGTTATCATTTTCTGGATGAGGCGTCAGCGTATGCCGGTGTGGTTTGTTGTCATCCCCGCGTTTTTCATGCTGGTGCTGCCGGCATGGGCAATGGCATACCAGATTTTCGGCCAGGCGATCGGATCATCCCATAGCTGGATCGAGCAGGGCAGCTGGCTGCTGGTCGCCATCGGTTTCACGGCGCTTTTGCTCGAAGCATGGATGGTCATCGAAGCCATCGTGGCCTGGAGGAAATCAAGGGCTGCTGCGCTCTAA
- a CDS encoding DUF4190 domain-containing protein, whose amino-acid sequence MADWFYGKDNAQHGPVSDLEIRNLISTGQITQETIIWREGMADWIPLKDVPDFKVSQGTSQGTPGAATPYATPQTYAGQQPYGVGMPTDGLAIASLVCGILAIVSCYVWGLFGIPAVICGHMSLKKINNSHTPVQGKGMAIAGLVTGYIGIALQLFMIVAIVFAIATSSSTSSPYSP is encoded by the coding sequence ATGGCAGACTGGTTTTACGGTAAAGACAACGCACAACATGGTCCGGTTTCCGATTTGGAAATCCGCAACCTCATTTCAACAGGTCAAATCACCCAGGAGACCATCATCTGGCGTGAGGGGATGGCCGACTGGATACCACTGAAAGACGTACCCGATTTCAAGGTTTCCCAAGGCACCAGTCAAGGCACCCCGGGTGCAGCCACACCTTACGCCACGCCCCAGACCTACGCCGGCCAGCAACCTTATGGTGTCGGCATGCCTACGGACGGCCTGGCGATCGCGAGTCTGGTCTGTGGTATCCTGGCGATTGTTAGCTGCTATGTTTGGGGGCTGTTTGGTATCCCTGCGGTGATTTGTGGACACATGTCACTGAAGAAGATCAACAACAGCCACACCCCGGTCCAAGGCAAGGGCATGGCCATTGCCGGGCTGGTGACAGGCTACATCGGCATTGCCCTCCAGCTGTTCATGATCGTCGCCATCGTTTTCGCAATAGCCACCAGCTCGTCAACGTCGTCACCCTATTCTCCGTGA
- a CDS encoding DUF2752 domain-containing protein, with protein MKKRPLWPLIPPGVVVGMMYLFVAVVQRLARDDRHSVAGCKIKQWTGMFCPGCGGTRCAEEITLGNWVSAMGYNPLLMTGFILFLTVSLYLIVRITILGNTTPGIPNIRGRWIWLGIAGIALFTILRNIPSHPFTLLAP; from the coding sequence GTGAAAAAACGCCCACTCTGGCCACTGATCCCCCCTGGGGTCGTGGTCGGGATGATGTATCTGTTTGTTGCCGTCGTGCAAAGACTGGCCCGGGACGACCGCCACTCGGTGGCGGGTTGTAAAATCAAACAATGGACGGGTATGTTCTGCCCGGGTTGTGGCGGCACCCGTTGCGCCGAGGAAATCACCCTGGGAAATTGGGTGAGTGCGATGGGATACAACCCCTTGCTGATGACGGGTTTCATCCTCTTCCTCACCGTATCACTTTATCTGATCGTCCGTATCACAATCCTCGGAAACACTACTCCCGGGATACCTAACATACGCGGACGCTGGATCTGGCTCGGCATTGCGGGCATTGCCCTCTTTACCATCCTGCGCAACATCCCCAGCCACCCGTTCACCCTGCTGGCCCCGTGA